DNA sequence from the Raineyella sp. LH-20 genome:
AGTCTAGGGACGGTGGACCCGGATCCCCTCGTCGGGTGCCGCGCCCGTGCCATCCGTCCAGCGTCGTCCGATCAGGCGGGTGTCTGACCAGGGGGGTGTCTGACCAGGCGGGCGTCACGGGCGCCGGCCACTGTCCGTCCGGCCCGCCCGGCTGAACCACTGCAGGATGGTCCGGCCCACTCCGTCGTCCGCGCACGGACGGTCGACGGCCTGTCCGACCTCGGCCAGCAGCGGGTGGGTCGGCGGCATCACGTACGCCTGGCCGGCCCAGCTCAGCATCCCCAGGTCGTTCGGCATGTCCCCGAAGGCGGCCACGTCCTGACTCCCGACGCCGAGCGTGGCGCAGTAGCGGGCCAGCATCGCCGCCTTGTCCACGCCGCGGGCGCCGACCTCCACCAGCACCCGGTCGCCGGCCGCCACCCCGGCGGTCGACCAGGTGAGCGTCAGGGCGTCGCCGGCCACGTCCCGCAGCACGGCCAGCACGGCGTCCAGCGGCGTGTCGTACGTCTGCACCAGCACCTTCAGCACCGGGCCGCCCGGCAGCAGGTCCTCCAACGGGGCGCATCGATAGCCCGGCACCTCCGGCGGGGACTCCATGTACCCCGGCTCGTACCCGAACGCGTCGGGCCGCTGCAGCCCTAGGGTTGCCCCCGGCAGGGCCTCCCGGACATGGGCCCCCAGTGCCGCGATGAGGTCGGGGGCGATGTCGACCACCTCGGCGATCTCGCCGGTCGCGGCGTCGTAGCGGATCGCGCCGTTGCAGCCGATCACCGGGGTGTGGGGCAGGCCGAGGTCGACGATGGGCTGCATCCAGGTGGGCGGGCGTCCGGTGGCGAAGACGACGTGGACGCCTTCGTCGAGGGCGGTCCGGACGGCGCGGGCGTTGACCGCCGAGACGGTGCCGCCGG
Encoded proteins:
- a CDS encoding HAD hydrolase family protein, whose protein sequence is MIPRLIATDLDGTFLRPGGTVSAVNARAVRTALDEGVHVVFATGRPPTWMQPIVDLGLPHTPVIGCNGAIRYDAATGEIAEVVDIAPDLIAALGAHVREALPGATLGLQRPDAFGYEPGYMESPPEVPGYRCAPLEDLLPGGPVLKVLVQTYDTPLDAVLAVLRDVAGDALTLTWSTAGVAAGDRVLVEVGARGVDKAAMLARYCATLGVGSQDVAAFGDMPNDLGMLSWAGQAYVMPPTHPLLAEVGQAVDRPCADDGVGRTILQWFSRAGRTDSGRRP